The Candidatus Mycosynbacter amalyticus genome contains the following window.
AATGAGCTTACTTGCAGGCAGCGATCGATACCGCACCAGTACAATCAGCGCAGCAATCATCTCAAATGCAAATGTCAACAACATCACGAGCGGTGAAAAACAATACAAGGTTAGAGGATTACGGCGTGTCATAGTAAGATCTCAGAAAAGAGCTGTTGCGCGCCCACCCGGGGCGCAGTTTTGTGTTGGAAAAAGCAATTTTTGTTTTCTCGTGGCAAAAGGCAGCCCCCTTTGCGCACCAGCTCGCCTACCAGTATGCGCCACTTAGCAAGAAAGCACAAGTATTATCGAGCGAAAATCGGCAGTGGTGAATGCGCCCATGGCCAGTCGAGCCCCAGAATATCGCACATAAATCCATAGCCATTGAGTAGCCAGACTGTCAGCACCACCACAATAGCCGTTGCACACCAGAAAAGCGCCCGTACTACTGCGCTCTGGGCAGCCAACCAGTGCTGCCATGCGTCGTATTTACCCTTCGCGAAATGCAGTATACGACCGGCCCACTCGAACTCAGTTGCAAGTATTGCCAGCGCCGCAAACACGATCAGCCAGCCTGGACCCGGATATGGGATTGCGACGACTCCTACCACCAGCAGCAAACCGCCTGCGAGGCCGACTACTACTTTCTTCCCGTGACGTTTGGCTGCATCCATATATTTAGCATACCAGATACGACTCGTATTAAGTTTTTTCTCAAACTCTCTCATGTATACTACAAATAATATAGTAGTAATCAAAAGGGGCGTAACGCGTGCAAGACAACAAGGCAAAACTCATCGGACTAGTCGTAATTGCGCTACTCGCTATCGGCGGTACTGGCGCCGTAGTAGTACTCAACAAGCAGGACAGCGGACAGTCATCGGAAGCAACAACGACCGAACAGCAAACTCCGGCCACCGAAACTGATAGTGCCACCTCGAACAGCTCCACGACGGCGACGACGGATACCTACAAAGATGGTGAATACAGTGCCGACGGCACGTACCGCACACCTGGCGGCAACGAAACGATCTCTGTCGATATCACGCTGAAAGACAATACTGTCACTGCCGTCAGCGTCGAAGGTAATGGTACTGGCGACTCAGCCGAGTATCAGGCCATGTTCAAACAAGGCATCGCAAGTCAGGTTGTTGGTAAAAAGATTGATGAGCTCAATGTGTCTCGTGTCTCTGGTTCATCGCTCACTTCTACAGGATTCAACAATGCACTCGATACCATCAAGCAGCAGGCTCAGGCATAGGCTCTCGTTCGAAGCCATTGGTACCCGCTGGCATATCGACACCCCCACACATATACCTGCAGGTGCTGCAGCAGACATATACGCGGCTATTCAGGCATTTGATCAAAAATGGTCACGATTTCGCAGCGACTCGCAAGTCAGTGCACTACGCCTCACGGTTGGTACACTCGCGCTTGATGCAGACGAATACGCCATGTGGCAGCTCTATCGCCAAGTATACGATGCCACAGATAGTGCCGTGTCTCCGCTTGTAGCTGCGGCACTAGAAGCAAGCGGCTATGACGCAGCCTATTCGCTGACTCGTACGGCAGAAGCGACTGCAGCGCCCGACTGGGATGATGCGCTCTCGCTTGGTCACAACTCCCTCACGGTTCACCAGCCCACGCTGCTCGATATTGGAGCCGCCGGCAAAGGCCTCCTTGTTGATCGTGTCGCCTCACTACTCAGTAATACGATTGATACGTATACTATCGACGCAGGTGGCGATATCTACGTCGCGGGACATAGCGAGCGTATCGCACTCGAACATCCCGATAATGCGTCGTTCGCGATCGGTGTCGCTCATGTGGCCGACAGTGCACTCTGCGGCTCTGCGCCAAACAGACGCACATGGGCAGACACGCATCACATCATCGACGCGCGAAGCGGCGTGTCGACTACGCATATCGCAGCTACCTGGACACTCGCAGCTACTGCCATGGCAGCCGACCTAGCCACAACCACGCTGTTTTTTCTCCCACCCGAGTCTACGCAGCAGCTTATCCCATGTCAGCCTGTCGTGATGAATACAAACGGTCAACTGCGCTATACTACAAACAAAGATATGGAAATATATGCGTAAACTGCTTTCAAGCCTAGAATCGCTCACCAATTCACTCACGATGTATATGGTGACGGTCTACGCGCTACTCGCCATTGTCTTGGTGTCGCTGCTACTCAGTGCTGTAGGCGAACTTGGATTCCCCGTATTGGCACTGCTCGCGACGCTTTTGACAGTACTTGCCAGCACATATCTCTCTAGTCGGCTCTGCGCCTGGACATTTGGCACGCAGCACAACCGAGCATCGGGTCTTATCACATCACTCATTTTGTACTTGACGCTTGCACCGGGAGATACTGCCGTAGAACTATTCAAAATCGCGCTAATCGGCTGTATTGCAAGTGTCTCAAAATATTTACTCGTCTGGCGCGGTCGGCATATCTTCAACCCAGCCGCACTCGCACTCGCACTCGGCAGCTTCCTTGGCTTAAGCTCCGCATTATGGTGGGTCGGCACGCCGCTGCTACTGCCGGTCGTACTTATCACAGGGCTTATCATCGTTACCAAAACGCGGCGGTATGCCATGGTAACTACATTTACTGTTGTCGCCATCGTGACATCGATAGCGGTCGCAGCATCTACCAGCTATCCAGTCCTAGATGCACTGCGGCTTGATATACTATCTGGACCTCTAGCATTTTTTGCCGCTGTCATGCTCACCGAACCACTTACTTCCCCTGCCACTCGGCGTCACCAAATAGGCTATGCTGGACTTGTAGGGCTACTATATAGCGCACAGCTGCCGTGGGTCTCAACTCCCCACATCTCTCTCCTAGTCGGCAATCTGTATCGGCTTATTGTGCAGCCACAGCGCAGTGCACTGTCGCTCCGTGTCATATCAGTCAGTGAGATTGCACCCGGCGTCTACGAACTACAAGCAATGCCAGCACATGCAATTCGCTATACAGCCGGACAGTACCTCGAGCTGCAGGTACCTCACGCGAAACAAGATAGTCGTGGTACGCGTCGAATCTTTTCAATTGCGTCGTCGCCAGACGAGAAGACTCTGCGGCTTACCACTCGTGTACCCACACACAAAGCGAGTAGTTTCAAGCACGCCTTCGTACGACTCACCCCCGATACCCAACTCCGCGCTACCTATATAGGCGGCGATTTCGTACTACCGCACGATCCCAAAGCGCCACTCCTATGGGTTGCTGGTGGTATCGGGATTACGCCATTTCGTGCCATGGCCGCGTCTCTTCTATCTGCACATGATATGCGCCCTGTCATACTCTTCTATCAGGCATATACACCGAGAGACTTAGCGTATTTGTCGTTTTTCACACGTGCAGCACGAAGTCTCTCGCTCACAATCATCCCAGTGGTAGCTGAAGCACCGGCAAACTGGACGGGCGAAACAGGGCGCGTATCACGTACGTTACTCGGGCGCTACGTTCCAGACATTCATATGCACCATGTGTACATCTCTGGTGCACCGGCTATGGTAGAATCTACCCGCAGCCTCTTCGCACACGACTACAAACCCGTGCAAATCATGACTGACCACTTTAGCGGCTATTAAAACTCATAACATCTACACAGTAAGCTGTGTACGAGTAGCGAGCAGATCGTAGCAAAAACGTACATTCGCAGCCTGAGATTGGCGCACATCAGTCAGCTGACCATCACTTGTGCCCAACACCTCCAGCCAATATCCAAGCGTCGACACGATCGCCTGCTCATCAAACAAACTAGGGTATTTATCATACACATCGTAGCCGCTTCGCGCCACGCTGACACAAAGCGATGCAATATCGAGCGCGTCATCGCCGACACAAAGCCATGTCCAGTCAATTAGCTTACCGGTGCGCGTCTGTGGATCATAGGCGAAGTTATCGGCGCGAAGATCGTCGTGTACGAGCGTATCCTGACGTACATGCCATACCTGCATCAGCTCGTTGCAGCGCGCTACCATAGCGGGAGTTACAGTAATACCCTGGCTTCGCATCAGCACATCGTTTGCACGAGAAAGCACTGTCTCGCTATGCAATTCGGGCCAACGGTTTTGCACTCCAACGACTTTGCGCATCGAGAAGTCTGTATCGGCCTCAAACAAATACCGTAGCGCCTTCAGATCTTTGCGCGCTCGCATGATTGCATGGAGCTTATCGTCGCTCCACGATGGAGTAAAGTCGTAGCCAAGCATAGCCTGAATTGCAAATGCCGTCTCATCAGCATTGACCGCGAGCAACCGTGGCATATAGTCGTAGCCCGCTTCTTGCAAGATCTTATACGCTTTGATTTCTTTGCGTGTCCAATGTGCCGAGTTTTCGTCCATAGCACACTTCACGAAGACCTGCGAACCGTCAAGAAGATTGATTAAGCCCGTGTACGCAGCCGTAAAACCCTGATCAGCTTGCTGCAACCCAGGAATGCGCGGAGCAATATCTGCTTGCCAGTCATAATAATAAACAAATTTATCCATACGTAACCGAGCTAAGCATGAGTGTCATTGTCACTATCTTAGCAAATAGCGGAATGTAGCACTAGTTGTTTTCGAGATTGATTTTTGCAAAACGGGGCTGGCGCATACCATCTATCTCAATAGTTTCTACAAACATCTCGTATGGACGAACCCATACGGACGGCAAACCCCTAGCCTTACGTTTGTACGATACATACACCACCAACCATTCCAGAGTTTCGCTATGACACGCCAGTTCGGTCACTGTGTACATACCACCCTTGTAATGCCGATATGGACCCGTAGGCAACTTTGGCGGCTCCCCCGTCTGCTTCATGGATCCTGTGTCAGACTTTTGATGCAATTTTTCATCTCGCTGCCCATCCATTTCCGGATATTTGCTCGGGTCAGCCCGACAGTACTGTGCCCATTTGTCGTCTTCGTCTGGCATCTTGACTGTTTCGATATAGTGCCCAGCCAGGAACCCGCCTTTTTTGTCGCGCTTGTGTCGCTGGACTGCGCGTAGCTCATCGGAGCCAATCGCTTGGCTTGTACATAGATCGTCGAGGAGTTGCTGTACATCAGCGATTTCTTCTACTAGCTCGTCGCGTGTCTTGGCACCTTTGACTTCGTCGGCCTCTTCATGGAGTTTCTCGGCCATGGCGGCACGAAGCGCGTCGCCACTTAGCTGCTCACCAGTCGGTGTGTGACCAGCCTCGATATGCCAATCCCATATATTGTCGCGCACAAGTTTGTGATAACGAAATGTTGGCATAATCCCCCACTTTCAGTATACATTCTGTACCCCATTATACGCTTCACGTTCGTATTTGCTGTTTTTGTACCCATATCTCACCCGGTGATACAGTGACAAAAAATACAACACAAATCACGGATCACTTTAGTAGCTCGTGCAATGTCTTTTCGTCGATAATTTTTGTGCCGTAGCTCTCAGCTTTCTTGAGCTTACTCGCGCCGACTTTGCCGCCCGCCACCAGGTAGGTCGTGTCTTTACCTACGCTTGTCTGAAATGTACCACCAAGTGCGCGGATACGATCGGCTGCTTCGTCGCGGCTCATACTAGTGAGCGTACCGGTTACCACAAAACTTTTGCCCGACAGTCTGCCGGTTTTTTGCTCATAGTACGGCACCACACCAAGCTCGGTAAACTTGTCGAGCAGCGCCAAGTTATCTTCATCGGCGCACCATGCAACGATACTTTCTGCCACGACCTTGCCAATACCGTCGACTTGTTCGAGTTGCTCAATTGTCGCTGTTTTGAGCGCATCAACACTCTGGAACTTATTTGCCAGATCAATCGCCGTCTGCGCACCGACATGACGAATCCCGAGACCAAGGACGAACTTTTCAAGCGGCGGCTGCTTCTTGTCAGCAATCGCGAGAATGAGTTTGCGCGCAGATAAGTCAGCAAACCGATCGAGCCGTATCACGTCTTCGTAGGTGAGTTTATAAATATCCGCCACATCGCGTACCAGCCCAGCGTCTACTAGCGCCACGACGTTTTTCTCGCCCAACGTGTCGATATCGAGCGCACCCTTGCTCGCATAGTACTGCACTGCACGCTTGAGTATCAGGTCGCCCGATGCTCCTTTGACACGGTACACTACATCCTTGCCTGTACGCTCAAAATCCAGCTCGGGATATTGTTCCTGTAGGGCTTTTTCGTATTCAAATTTCTCGGCTGTTTTTGGTCGCAGCTCCGTTACCACACTTTCGACCTGCGGGATGATGTCGCCCGCTTTGAAGATGACGACAGTGTCACCGATCCGCACATCTTTGCGTGCAATCTCATCGGCATTGTGCAGACTAGCGTGTTGCACCGTCGTACCTGCAACTACCACCGGATCAAACACAGCAACAGGCGTTGCTGCACCTGTGCGACCGATGCTGATGACGATATCTTTCACTATGGTGGTCGCCTGCTCAGCAGCATATTTGTACGCCACAGCTGCCCGAGGCTGCTTGCCCACGACGCCCAGTTGAGCGAACTGGGCGCGGTCGTTTACCTTGATCACTAGGCCATCAGTATTAAATGGCAGCTCGCCACGGATTTTACCCACATGGTCTACAAATTTCATCGCGTCGTCTATCGATGTAAACACGCTGGCTTCGCGGTTACGCGAGATGCCGAGCGCAGTCAACGCTTCATAGGCAAACATATTTGTCGGCACATCACTTGGGTCGTCACGCAGAAGATCATAGCCACGAAAATGCAATGGCCGTGCCGCCACTAGACGCGGATCAAGTTGTCGGATCGTGCCAGCTGCGAGATTGCGCGGATTAGCAAATTCCGGCTCACCATTCTGACGACGCTTTTTGTTGAGCGCCTCAAAATCCTTCTTCAGCATCACGATCTCACCGCGAATTTCGGTGCGACCCTGCAGCAGCTTTTCGAAACCAGCCGTCTCGTACAGTCGCAGTGGGACATTTTTGATAGTGCGCACATTGTTCGTCACGTCTTCCCCCGCAAAACTATCGCCACGTGTTACCGCCTGCACCAGCACACCGTCTTGGTAGATGAGCGCGCAGGCCAGTCCGTCCATTTTGATATCGGC
Protein-coding sequences here:
- a CDS encoding TIGR02611 family protein; translation: MDAAKRHGKKVVVGLAGGLLLVVGVVAIPYPGPGWLIVFAALAILATEFEWAGRILHFAKGKYDAWQHWLAAQSAVVRALFWCATAIVVVLTVWLLNGYGFMCDILGLDWPWAHSPLPIFAR
- a CDS encoding FMN-binding protein translates to MQDNKAKLIGLVVIALLAIGGTGAVVVLNKQDSGQSSEATTTEQQTPATETDSATSNSSTTATTDTYKDGEYSADGTYRTPGGNETISVDITLKDNTVTAVSVEGNGTGDSAEYQAMFKQGIASQVVGKKIDELNVSRVSGSSLTSTGFNNALDTIKQQAQA
- a CDS encoding FAD:protein FMN transferase, which codes for MHSIPSSSRLRHRLSFEAIGTRWHIDTPTHIPAGAAADIYAAIQAFDQKWSRFRSDSQVSALRLTVGTLALDADEYAMWQLYRQVYDATDSAVSPLVAAALEASGYDAAYSLTRTAEATAAPDWDDALSLGHNSLTVHQPTLLDIGAAGKGLLVDRVASLLSNTIDTYTIDAGGDIYVAGHSERIALEHPDNASFAIGVAHVADSALCGSAPNRRTWADTHHIIDARSGVSTTHIAATWTLAATAMAADLATTTLFFLPPESTQQLIPCQPVVMNTNGQLRYTTNKDMEIYA
- a CDS encoding aminoglycoside phosphotransferase family protein, with the translated sequence MDKFVYYYDWQADIAPRIPGLQQADQGFTAAYTGLINLLDGSQVFVKCAMDENSAHWTRKEIKAYKILQEAGYDYMPRLLAVNADETAFAIQAMLGYDFTPSWSDDKLHAIMRARKDLKALRYLFEADTDFSMRKVVGVQNRWPELHSETVLSRANDVLMRSQGITVTPAMVARCNELMQVWHVRQDTLVHDDLRADNFAYDPQTRTGKLIDWTWLCVGDDALDIASLCVSVARSGYDVYDKYPSLFDEQAIVSTLGYWLEVLGTSDGQLTDVRQSQAANVRFCYDLLATRTQLTV
- a CDS encoding DUF1653 domain-containing protein; amino-acid sequence: MPTFRYHKLVRDNIWDWHIEAGHTPTGEQLSGDALRAAMAEKLHEEADEVKGAKTRDELVEEIADVQQLLDDLCTSQAIGSDELRAVQRHKRDKKGGFLAGHYIETVKMPDEDDKWAQYCRADPSKYPEMDGQRDEKLHQKSDTGSMKQTGEPPKLPTGPYRHYKGGMYTVTELACHSETLEWLVVYVSYKRKARGLPSVWVRPYEMFVETIEIDGMRQPRFAKINLENN
- the ligA gene encoding NAD-dependent DNA ligase LigA yields the protein MMQPQPSARIRELRALLNRYNYEYHVEDAPSVSDAVYDGLFSELKQLEAEHPELVTSDSITQRVGNELKEGFVKVTHSTRMLSLNDVFDVEEVRAWVVRMDKLLPGSKHEFFADIKMDGLACALIYQDGVLVQAVTRGDSFAGEDVTNNVRTIKNVPLRLYETAGFEKLLQGRTEIRGEIVMLKKDFEALNKKRRQNGEPEFANPRNLAAGTIRQLDPRLVAARPLHFRGYDLLRDDPSDVPTNMFAYEALTALGISRNREASVFTSIDDAMKFVDHVGKIRGELPFNTDGLVIKVNDRAQFAQLGVVGKQPRAAVAYKYAAEQATTIVKDIVISIGRTGAATPVAVFDPVVVAGTTVQHASLHNADEIARKDVRIGDTVVIFKAGDIIPQVESVVTELRPKTAEKFEYEKALQEQYPELDFERTGKDVVYRVKGASGDLILKRAVQYYASKGALDIDTLGEKNVVALVDAGLVRDVADIYKLTYEDVIRLDRFADLSARKLILAIADKKQPPLEKFVLGLGIRHVGAQTAIDLANKFQSVDALKTATIEQLEQVDGIGKVVAESIVAWCADEDNLALLDKFTELGVVPYYEQKTGRLSGKSFVVTGTLTSMSRDEAADRIRALGGTFQTSVGKDTTYLVAGGKVGASKLKKAESYGTKIIDEKTLHELLK